One Sodalinema gerasimenkoae IPPAS B-353 DNA segment encodes these proteins:
- the htpG gene encoding molecular chaperone HtpG produces the protein MTVLEKGNITIHTENIFPIIKKSLYSAHEIFLRELVSNAVDAIEKLKMVSYAGEFDGDTDHPKIVLKADKDNKTLSISDNGIGMTADEVKKYINQVAFSSAEEFVQKYSGGADQPIIGHFGLGFYSSFIVAKTVEIDTLSYKEGAEAVHWTCDGSPEFELTESDRQEVGTTITLTLQDEETEYLESPRIRQLVKTYCDFMPVPIEFEGEILNEQPAIWRKSPSNLTDEDYLEFYRYLYPFQDEPLLWVHLKTDYPFEINGILYFPKLKPDVDVTKGNIKLFCNHVFVSDHCEEIVPQFLMPMRGVIDSPDIPLNVSRSALQVDRKVRKIADFIAKKVADRLKELYKEDKPQYLKCWKDLGTFVKFGYINDEKFKKQIEDIVIYKTTADLSSDQSDSASVQVETEGDAWQDVNPDGGNADGGITQNGESYTTLAEYLERNKERHENRVYYCSDAVTQATYVELHKNQGLEVLFLDSFIDTHFISYLERDHADVKFSRVDSELDENLVSGEENEIVDPNTNKTRSEQVKELFEAALNKPKLTIRTESLKGDNAQTSPPAMVLLPEAMRRLRDMTALLQQEQSDFPDEHVLVVNTAHPMIQNLANIAQGGIVTSEGSPSSELASLICHHVYDLALMSQKGFDADGMKQFINRSNQVLTQLTDAAK, from the coding sequence ATGACTGTCCTCGAAAAAGGCAACATTACAATCCATACCGAGAATATCTTTCCCATCATCAAAAAGTCGCTGTATTCAGCCCATGAAATCTTTTTGCGGGAACTCGTCTCCAACGCCGTAGATGCCATTGAAAAACTTAAAATGGTCTCCTACGCCGGAGAATTTGATGGCGACACCGACCATCCCAAAATTGTCCTCAAAGCCGATAAAGACAACAAAACTCTATCCATTAGCGATAACGGCATCGGCATGACCGCCGATGAAGTCAAAAAATATATTAACCAGGTTGCCTTCTCTAGCGCCGAAGAATTTGTCCAAAAATATAGCGGCGGTGCCGATCAACCCATTATTGGTCATTTCGGCTTAGGCTTTTATTCCTCCTTCATCGTTGCCAAAACCGTCGAAATCGATACCCTCTCCTATAAAGAAGGAGCAGAAGCCGTCCATTGGACCTGTGACGGTTCCCCAGAATTTGAACTCACCGAGAGCGATCGCCAAGAGGTGGGAACCACCATCACCCTCACCCTTCAAGACGAAGAAACCGAATATCTCGAATCCCCTCGCATCCGCCAGTTGGTGAAAACCTACTGCGATTTCATGCCCGTTCCCATCGAATTTGAAGGGGAAATTCTCAACGAACAACCTGCCATTTGGCGCAAATCTCCCAGCAATCTGACTGACGAAGATTACCTAGAATTTTACCGGTATCTCTACCCCTTCCAAGACGAACCCCTCCTCTGGGTTCACCTCAAAACCGACTATCCCTTTGAAATTAACGGCATCCTCTACTTCCCCAAACTGAAACCCGACGTGGATGTCACCAAAGGCAACATTAAACTCTTCTGCAACCATGTCTTTGTCAGCGACCATTGCGAAGAAATCGTCCCTCAATTCCTGATGCCCATGCGCGGGGTCATCGATAGTCCTGACATTCCCCTGAACGTTTCCCGCAGCGCCCTACAAGTCGATCGCAAAGTCCGCAAAATTGCCGACTTCATCGCCAAAAAAGTGGCCGATCGCCTCAAAGAACTCTACAAAGAAGACAAACCCCAGTATCTCAAATGCTGGAAAGACTTGGGAACCTTCGTCAAATTCGGCTACATCAACGACGAGAAGTTCAAGAAACAAATCGAGGACATCGTCATCTACAAAACCACTGCTGACTTAAGTTCAGACCAAAGCGACAGCGCCAGCGTACAAGTCGAAACCGAGGGCGATGCTTGGCAAGATGTCAACCCCGATGGTGGGAACGCCGACGGTGGAATCACCCAAAACGGGGAATCCTACACCACCCTGGCGGAATATCTCGAACGGAACAAAGAACGCCATGAGAACCGGGTTTATTACTGTTCCGACGCCGTCACCCAAGCCACCTATGTGGAACTTCACAAAAACCAAGGTTTAGAAGTCTTATTCCTCGACTCCTTTATCGACACTCATTTCATCAGCTACCTGGAACGAGATCATGCTGATGTCAAATTCTCCCGAGTTGACTCAGAACTTGATGAAAACCTCGTCAGTGGTGAAGAAAACGAAATCGTTGACCCCAACACCAACAAAACCCGCAGTGAACAAGTCAAAGAGTTGTTTGAGGCGGCCCTAAACAAACCCAAACTCACCATTCGCACCGAGTCGTTGAAAGGGGATAACGCTCAAACCTCTCCCCCGGCGATGGTGTTACTCCCCGAAGCCATGCGTCGTCTGCGGGATATGACGGCCCTGTTGCAGCAGGAACAGTCCGACTTCCCCGACGAGCATGTTTTGGTGGTCAACACCGCTCACCCGATGATTCAGAATTTGGCCAACATCGCTCAGGGTGGAATTGTTACCAGTGAGGGATCTCCTTCCTCGGAGTTAGCGAGTCTGATTTGTCATCATGTCTATGATTTGGCGTTGATGTCTCAGAAAGGCTTTGACGCGGACGGGATGAAGCAGTTTATCAATCGCTCAAATCAGGTGTTGACGCAACTCACCGACGCGGCGAAGTAG